The following are from one region of the Stanieria sp. NIES-3757 genome:
- a CDS encoding Creatininase, with the protein MLHGFIPPERYFPYLTWTEIAQMPDQENVVIIQPIGAVEQHGPHLPIIVDAAISMGVLGKALQQLDGNIPAYALPCLYYGKSNEHWDFPGTITLSAETLLAVIWEMAESIYRSGFRKLVLMNSHGGQPQIMEIAARDIHQKYPDFAVFPLFTWRVPHQAAELLTQQELEYGIHAGDAETSIMLSLLPEQVKMERAVQEYPVGLPQPSLLSMEGKLPFAWLTKELTKSGVMGDATVASKTKGDRILASVAEGWVQVIQDIYTFRQPNLSS; encoded by the coding sequence ATGCTTCACGGCTTTATACCTCCAGAACGCTATTTTCCCTATCTTACCTGGACAGAAATTGCCCAAATGCCCGATCAAGAAAACGTGGTAATTATTCAACCAATCGGTGCAGTCGAACAACATGGGCCTCATTTACCAATTATTGTCGATGCTGCGATTAGTATGGGGGTATTAGGCAAAGCTCTCCAGCAACTAGATGGAAATATTCCTGCTTACGCTTTACCTTGTCTTTATTACGGGAAATCTAACGAACATTGGGATTTTCCTGGCACCATTACCCTCAGTGCAGAAACTTTATTAGCTGTGATTTGGGAAATGGCAGAAAGTATCTATCGTTCTGGATTTCGCAAACTGGTGTTAATGAACTCTCACGGCGGACAACCACAAATTATGGAAATCGCAGCTAGGGATATTCATCAAAAATACCCAGATTTTGCAGTATTTCCCTTATTTACTTGGCGAGTACCTCACCAGGCAGCAGAATTATTAACTCAACAAGAGCTAGAGTATGGTATTCATGCTGGAGATGCTGAAACCAGTATCATGCTATCTTTACTGCCCGAACAAGTAAAAATGGAACGAGCAGTTCAAGAATATCCTGTTGGACTACCACAACCAAGTTTATTAAGCATGGAAGGAAAATTACCTTTTGCTTGGTTAACTAAAGAATTAACTAAAAGTGGTGTGATGGGAGATGCTACTGTAGCTAGTAAAACCAAAGGCGATCGCATTTTGGCTTCAGTCGCTGAGGGTTGGGTTCAAGTAATTCAAGATATTTATACATTTCGTCAACCCAATCTCTCAAGTTAA
- a CDS encoding hypothetical protein (hypothetical protein S7335_2923), with translation MFTPYQPTYQTINRKKYFCIDDLIYPSVTSILSATKPQEDKQALQRWRNKIGKAQAQKITTEACNRGISLHSGIKSFLNRAEIPSEINDNPYWHSIEPVLSKIEQVHLIESFAYHSKHQYAGYFDCLGEWQGELCVFDWKTASRPKKTEWIGDYFLQVVAYLAAINSLYQVKITQGIIAIALPEQPAQIFTLNQDNLQAYWEQFLQRLALWQQLYSDQIVDSN, from the coding sequence ATGTTTACTCCGTATCAACCAACGTATCAAACGATTAATCGTAAAAAATATTTTTGTATTGATGATTTGATTTACCCTTCAGTTACCAGTATTTTATCTGCCACTAAACCCCAAGAAGATAAACAAGCTTTACAGCGATGGCGTAATAAAATTGGTAAAGCACAAGCTCAAAAAATTACGACAGAGGCTTGTAATCGAGGTATTTCTCTACACTCAGGAATCAAATCTTTTCTCAATCGAGCAGAAATACCATCAGAAATTAATGATAATCCTTATTGGCATTCCATTGAGCCTGTTTTAAGCAAAATAGAACAAGTTCATCTCATTGAATCCTTTGCTTATCACTCTAAGCATCAATATGCAGGTTATTTTGATTGTCTAGGAGAATGGCAAGGAGAACTTTGTGTATTTGATTGGAAAACTGCTTCTCGTCCTAAAAAAACCGAATGGATTGGGGATTATTTTTTACAAGTTGTGGCTTATCTTGCTGCAATCAATAGTTTATATCAAGTCAAAATTACTCAAGGAATTATTGCGATCGCACTTCCCGAACAACCAGCTCAAATTTTTACTTTAAATCAAGATAATTTACAAGCTTATTGGGAACAATTTTTACAAAGATTAGCTCTTTGGCAACAACTTTACTCTGATCAGATTGTTGATAGTAACTAG
- a CDS encoding glucokinase regulatory-like protein, with translation MKNLQSRGHLLTEQINPDSHNLDNLSSLEIVELFNREDAKTIEAIANAKIPLAQAIDLIHEAISQGGRLFYVGAGTSGRLGVLDAAECPPTFCTPPELVQGIIAGGAGALVRSSEDLEDRPEDGASAIAHHQISNLDVVVGITAGGTTPFVHGALAAAQERGAKTVAISCVPLEQVEIHADIDIRLLVGAEILAGSTRLKAGTVTKMALNILSTGVMIRHGKVYGNRMVDVAVTNQKLRDRALRIITDLTDLDQPEAEDLLQRSANKIKLALLMHWTGVDSVAGANLLAKHQGNLRAALQEQ, from the coding sequence ATGAAAAATTTACAGTCAAGGGGACATTTACTAACCGAACAGATTAATCCTGATAGTCATAATCTTGATAATCTCTCCTCTTTAGAAATTGTTGAGTTATTTAATCGCGAAGATGCTAAAACAATTGAAGCGATCGCAAATGCCAAAATTCCTTTAGCACAAGCCATCGATCTGATTCATGAGGCAATCAGTCAAGGAGGAAGACTATTTTATGTAGGTGCAGGTACGAGCGGTAGACTAGGGGTTTTGGATGCTGCTGAATGTCCCCCTACTTTTTGTACTCCTCCCGAATTGGTTCAGGGCATTATTGCTGGTGGGGCAGGTGCTTTAGTTAGAAGTTCAGAAGATCTGGAAGACCGACCAGAAGATGGAGCAAGTGCGATCGCTCATCATCAAATTAGTAATTTAGATGTAGTTGTTGGTATTACGGCAGGCGGGACTACTCCTTTTGTACATGGGGCATTAGCTGCTGCCCAAGAAAGGGGTGCAAAAACAGTTGCCATTAGTTGTGTACCTCTCGAACAAGTAGAGATTCACGCAGATATTGATATTCGCTTATTAGTGGGAGCAGAAATTTTAGCGGGTTCAACCAGATTAAAAGCTGGTACAGTTACCAAAATGGCGTTAAATATTCTTTCGACAGGAGTAATGATTCGCCACGGTAAAGTTTACGGCAATCGGATGGTAGATGTAGCGGTAACTAATCAAAAATTACGTGATCGCGCTTTACGAATTATTACAGATTTAACCGATTTAGATCAACCAGAAGCTGAAGATTTATTACAACGCAGTGCTAACAAAATCAAACTAGCCCTTTTAATGCATTGGACAGGCGTAGATAGCGTTGCAGGAGCAAATTTATTAGCAAAACATCAAGGTAATTTAAGAGCTGCTTTGCAAGAACAATAA
- a CDS encoding pseudouridine synthase encodes MAERVQKILSQWGIASRRQAEKMILAGRVSLNGKVVKLGDKVNLKVDRLEVDGRKIKPLNRPGLVYLLLNKPAGVVSTCNDPQNRTTVLDLLPATLKEGQGIHPVGRLDLNSSGALLLTNDGDLTLTLTHPRYHLPKTYLVWIDGHPTDAELNLWRRGIYLSGRKTLPAQVRVVKQNAENTLLEIVLTEGRNRQIRRIAEQLGYQVLKLHRTAIGEISLQLPKQPMLLPGNYRYLQNKEVAFLKKTIDSNSNNLAAPKQERSS; translated from the coding sequence ATGGCTGAACGAGTCCAAAAAATATTATCTCAATGGGGAATTGCTTCTCGTCGTCAAGCAGAAAAAATGATTCTAGCGGGACGAGTTAGTCTTAACGGTAAAGTAGTTAAACTGGGGGACAAAGTTAACCTAAAAGTAGATAGATTAGAAGTAGATGGCCGTAAAATTAAACCTCTTAATCGTCCTGGCTTAGTTTACCTATTGTTAAATAAACCTGCTGGAGTTGTTTCAACTTGTAATGACCCACAGAATCGCACTACCGTTCTGGATCTACTACCTGCTACACTAAAAGAAGGACAGGGAATACATCCAGTTGGAAGACTCGATCTTAATTCCTCTGGTGCTTTACTGTTAACTAATGATGGCGATTTAACCCTTACCCTCACACATCCACGTTATCACCTGCCGAAAACTTACTTAGTTTGGATTGATGGACATCCTACTGATGCTGAATTAAATCTTTGGCGCAGAGGTATTTATCTGTCTGGCAGGAAAACTTTGCCTGCTCAAGTTAGAGTAGTCAAACAAAACGCCGAAAATACCTTATTGGAGATTGTTCTCACTGAAGGTAGAAATCGTCAAATACGCAGAATTGCAGAGCAGTTAGGATATCAAGTGCTTAAACTGCATCGAACAGCTATTGGAGAGATCAGCTTACAGCTTCCTAAACAACCTATGCTATTGCCAGGTAATTATAGATATCTGCAAAACAAAGAAGTTGCCTTTCTCAAAAAAACAATTGATTCCAACTCTAACAATTTAGCTGCACCAAAGCAGGAGCGCAGTTCATGA
- a CDS encoding MoaD family protein — protein MRESSIQITVKLFAAYQEVYGVPELQLNFPLNTSVQEVLDFIVQEKPQLEQWRTITRFGVNLQFVEDNTILHNGDEVVFIPPVSGG, from the coding sequence ATGAGAGAATCTTCAATTCAAATAACAGTAAAGCTATTTGCTGCTTATCAAGAAGTTTACGGAGTACCAGAACTTCAATTAAATTTTCCACTTAATACTTCTGTTCAAGAGGTTTTAGATTTCATTGTTCAAGAAAAACCTCAATTAGAACAATGGCGAACAATTACTCGCTTTGGAGTTAATCTCCAATTTGTTGAAGATAATACTATCTTACATAATGGTGATGAAGTAGTATTTATTCCGCCTGTAAGTGGGGGTTGA
- the era gene encoding GTP-binding protein: MSNELVTIPIAPEGFKSGFIGIIGRPNVGKSTLMNELVGQKIAITSPVAQTTRNRLRGILTTPQAQIIFVDTPGIHKPHHELGKILVQNAQAAINTVDLILFVVDSSMPAGGGDKFIVQLLKNISIQVIVGLNKIDLQTENAQLIDDNYTELIEATNWQTVKFSATTGQGIEKLQQILIENLPSGPYYYPPDLVTDQPERFIMSELIREQILLLTRQEVPHSVAIAIERVEETPKITKVYAAINVERDSQKGIIIGKKGSMLKEIGIQARQQIQKLIAGDVYLELFVKVEPKWRQSRFHLSEFGYRVEE; this comes from the coding sequence ATGAGCAATGAATTAGTTACTATCCCAATTGCACCAGAAGGTTTTAAATCGGGATTTATCGGTATTATTGGTAGACCAAATGTAGGTAAATCCACTTTAATGAATGAATTAGTTGGGCAAAAAATAGCCATTACTTCTCCTGTTGCTCAAACTACTCGTAACCGTTTACGTGGGATTTTAACTACTCCTCAAGCACAAATTATATTTGTTGATACTCCAGGAATTCATAAACCTCATCACGAACTTGGTAAGATTTTAGTTCAAAATGCTCAAGCAGCAATTAATACTGTTGATTTAATTTTGTTTGTAGTTGATAGTTCTATGCCCGCAGGAGGAGGAGATAAATTTATCGTTCAATTGCTAAAAAATATTTCTATTCAAGTTATTGTAGGACTAAATAAAATCGATTTACAAACTGAAAATGCTCAGTTAATTGATGATAATTATACCGAATTAATCGAAGCAACCAACTGGCAAACTGTCAAATTTTCTGCTACGACTGGTCAAGGAATAGAAAAGCTACAACAAATTCTGATTGAAAATTTACCAAGCGGTCCTTATTATTATCCTCCCGATTTAGTAACTGACCAACCAGAACGTTTTATTATGTCAGAATTAATTAGGGAGCAAATTTTGTTATTAACTCGTCAAGAAGTACCTCATTCAGTTGCGATTGCGATTGAACGGGTGGAAGAAACTCCCAAAATAACTAAAGTTTATGCTGCCATTAATGTTGAGCGAGATTCTCAAAAAGGAATAATTATTGGCAAAAAAGGTAGTATGCTCAAAGAAATAGGTATTCAAGCTCGTCAGCAAATTCAAAAATTAATTGCTGGAGATGTTTATCTAGAATTATTTGTCAAAGTCGAACCAAAATGGCGACAATCTAGATTTCATTTGTCAGAGTTTGGTTATCGTGTAGAAGAATAA
- a CDS encoding transcriptional regulator, XRE family gives MNKNNTSNAPNPAENLSDYVRRIRTNLEMSQQELADKAGLHLQSIGKIERGKTNKLNAKAKRGLAYALSIPIEYLDAVVKGAPVVAIKNLKICPNCWSAGTEPEAMWTEVRSHYCFICGTELRDRCPNCQTPISSYTHRFCPFCGTNYKQIASVEEWKAKLTRIPPSERE, from the coding sequence ATGAATAAAAATAATACTTCTAATGCACCTAATCCAGCAGAAAATTTATCCGATTATGTACGAAGAATACGGACAAACCTGGAAATGAGCCAGCAAGAACTAGCAGATAAAGCAGGATTGCATCTGCAAAGTATTGGTAAAATCGAACGAGGCAAAACTAATAAACTCAATGCCAAAGCCAAACGAGGATTAGCCTACGCTCTCTCAATTCCGATTGAGTATTTAGATGCTGTAGTAAAAGGTGCGCCTGTTGTTGCGATAAAAAATTTAAAAATCTGTCCTAATTGTTGGAGTGCAGGGACAGAACCAGAAGCAATGTGGACAGAGGTACGTTCTCATTATTGTTTTATTTGTGGCACTGAATTACGCGATCGCTGTCCTAACTGTCAAACACCCATTAGTTCTTATACCCATCGTTTCTGTCCATTCTGTGGTACTAATTATAAGCAAATAGCTTCAGTGGAAGAATGGAAAGCTAAATTAACGCGCATCCCTCCATCAGAAAGAGAGTGA